The sequence TACCAGATCAAGATTCTCCTCAAGGCTAgacttgttttcttcttcttcttctttagtaGTAGGGCTTGAATCTACTACAACCACTTCAGCTTCTTTACCCCCCATCACTTCAGGCTGAATTTTCTTTGATATATCAACAGTCTCACCAATATCTGAATCAACCGTTGGCGACTTGATTGATTTATCCAAGTTTAAGTCAGGAGGCAAATCACCCCGGGGGCTGTTGCTACTATTAACACTAGCTGCATACACCAGCCGGTGGTCCCACACGTAAGATTGGAAAAGCAGCTGTCTTCTCAATCGGTTGATCTCCAAAATATCAGGACCATTTTGGTTTAAAACTTTTTCAAGTGATTCCTATAAATAGATCACAATTGTTAACAGCAGTGGTACCAAAATCTTTTTACATGGAACGaatataataaaattataaatactaCTACAACATAGCATAGGTAGGTGACCTCAAATTCGGCCTTCTCCTtttgtaacatatcttccaaatctGCTATTTGACGTCTTGATTGTGACATATTCGCACTACCATTAGCTGAACTCTTTCCAAATTTCTTCTCTGCCATCTGGGTGAGGGCGTTAAGAATTTCTGAAAATAGTAGCTCAGCCCGGCTAACAACCTGCTCATGCATACACAATTAGAACAGATAGATATTTTACTTGCTGCCATTGAAATTCAATTCTTGTAAGAATCAAACCTCGTTTACTTCATTCTGTATCCACTGTTGCTTCTCATAACTGAAAACAAGTTTCGAAGGAGGAAGGTAAACTGAGTGGACGCTGATTGATGCATAGCTGAAGCAGGCAACCATTTTGCCCAGCCTGCAGGTAGGTACAGCCAAATATTTTATGACATACTGTAGTAATGTAAATTgagcataaaaaaaatatatatataattactaattacgaatgagtattattaatatgaacaaCGCAAAGGAAAAGGGTACCCATAAAAACGAAGACAGTCGCGATGTAGAGAATGACCACAGTTAGCGACTCTGCTGGCGGCAGCATGATTAGAAAAACTAAGCTCCAAAAACTTGCCAAAGGATAAACCCCAGGCAGCATCCGACATGACAATCCTTCGAGTAGCAGGAGGAAAACCATTAACACGTGGACACCTTAAGCACCTATGCCACATCCAGATCTTACCATCATTTTCCCCTGGTAAGGGTGCTGATTCCGTCAACTTCTTCACAGATATGGTTAACGTACCCTGCCTATGGGTGTAACACTGTACATGTGCTTCCGAAGGCATCTCACATGAAGGGCATCTATAAGCCTGCCACATAACCACAattcattcatatatataatatctcaAACTGCTATAGGCTATTATACCAGCAGAAAAGAGATGCATTATTATTTAGCACATGATTATCATCTTACTTGATCGAACAAATTATCTCGAAGAAAGCGCCCCAACGGCTTATCAAAATTTCCATAGTATTTTATGCGAAAGAGATGGGACCTTTCACAAACAGACCCCTTCCACACGCAGCGGGATGACAAAGATACCAGAATGCTCTGATGATCTGCTGATGGTGTTGGAGGAAAATCTTCCTTCTTTTCATCCAACAGTAGTTGATCAGAAGAACTTTCCACTCTATCACCAATTTGCGAGCATTTAAGCAAGTTTCCTTGTGCCCGAGGGTGCTCAAAACCATTACAAGTTGGTGCTCCGGGGATATCCTTCATTTCTGTTGGAGCCGTCACCATAGGTGAACTAATTGGAGAGGGATCACCGCCACCGGTAGCATTTGAAACATCCGCTGCTTCTGCTTCTGGGAGTACACAAGTGTCAAGCATGGAATTTGGGAGTCGGTTTTGATTGttgtgaatattattattattattagatccaACAAGTGGTAACAGCATTGTTGTTTGTGACTTGTGGTTCATTATTGAAGAGAACACATCTGACATGGGAAGACTGTCAGTCCTTGGTTGCTCGGTATCATCTTTCATGTTGTTGTTTGGGAGAGTAAAACCAGGTATTATCGAAATTGAGCGGTCAATACTTGATGCCGCCTTCTCAGGAAGTGCAACAGTTAATGGAGAATTCAATGAAAGTTCAGGAAGCGAGGCTCCTTCATCAGCAAGAAAAGAGGTCTCCAAGGCCAAATGATAGGCAGCAAAAACTCCATACTGAACCACATGCTTTACTTTCTTCAGTTCATCACCGCTCGCGCCTCTTAGTAATATCTGACAAAAATCAAGAAACAAactcatattaaaaaaaaaaaaaaaaaaaaaaaaaaaaaaaaaaacttattccctttttattattattattagaaggcaATGACTTACGGTGCAACCAAATGGTTTTGGACAGCCTTCGAAGTACATCAATGTCTTGACCAACTTCTTGCCTCCCTGACCGGCAGTTCCATGCTCTTCCAGAAGCTTTTCAACATGAAACATATCACAGTATCCTAATTTCTGAGACGAAAGATGATCGACCGAAGGAACTATCTCAGCACCAGTACAGCGAGCTATTCGTTCTAAAAGCGGCCTTTTCATATTCAAAACAAGGGATATGTCTTTCGCCAATAGGTATTCCTGTGCATACCGTGAAACTGACTTTTCTACCAGAAGAACATCAGGCTGGTGTGCATCTATCTTTGCCACAGCCATCTTCAGATGATCCATTTCCTAAACAACCAACCACACGGCCAAAAGGTAAACAATAATATCCATCCACGCACCAAGTTAGTGGTAAATCCATGACATAAAATTAAAGATAAAGTTGTAACCTGTTGCAATAAAGTATCAAAACTCGATAGAAGGTTAGAAACACGCTGATACTCCAGAGCCCCCCCAAGAATTAACAATCGTGGCTTCTCTATTCTTGATGTCATCCTTCTGTGAGCCACATTTTTTTTGCATACAACTCCTTTCACCACCATACTGATAACCAACAGAAGTTACAAGATTATGATAAGGGAAATATACAAAAGCTCATAAAAGAACTGGAAAAGGCACAAGATACTTATGCTAATATATAAGCCCAATAGTGATTTTCAAGACTGCTAAAGACACAATCTAGGGATGTCTTTATATTTTATTAATCAATTTACATCATCCAAACACAAACTCATGTAAAACCAATGTGAAAATTAACGTGCTACCTTCCGTTTGAGAAGTTGCAGTCCAGATATCTATGTTTCTATTGATCTTTGTATTGTTTTTGAACCCTCTCCAAGAAAAACCCATAAAGAATGCTATGACTATTTTTGTAACACTTAGACAAGTTCATAAGTACGAATGCTTCATTAAACATACTAAAGCAGACTCTAAGGAATGGCAAAATAATGCAAAAGCAACAGTGTAATGAAAATCACTAAAACAAATGCCCTAAAGCTGCTGCTTTAAAGCATCTCCTATTTAGATAAACATATAAGATCGCTCAGCAAATAACAATCGTAAAATCTCCTATTATAGAAAGACGAGATGAGAGTTCATTAAAGGCATGACCTAAAGCTAAGAGATGACAAATAGTTACAAATAAACTAAGATGGTTGACTAATATATTATTTCCAATTCTGCTATTGAAGTTGAATAGTTCAAGTCATTTTTAGTGAAAGATACGAGTAAAGCTGCCAAGTGTGTGTTACCTGTCCATAGGACGTCCAGAGGCTAAGCATTTGATCTTGACATAACCTCCTGGGTCCATCCCACCACCTTTACTTGTGTCTGGTTTAAGTAATGACGCAGCTTCCCACGAGAGTGATGTGATTATTTCTAACCAATTAtttttttcatcatcttcatcatcacttgctGCACAAAGGTTTTCAACCTGCAACAGCTGAGATACTAGAGCCCTAAAGTGTCCATCAACTACATTCTTCATAGCTTTCTTGTGCTCTTCATTTGACTTATCCCTATTACGCAACTCTCCACTTCCTGAATTCCCATATCCCCACTCTCCCACACCGTCTGCTGCattattatcttcatcatcatcgtcatacaAAAGAGCTTCCCTTTCATCTTCTCCGTCTTCTGGTTCCGGAGGCAACCATAGCTCTCCATTGTTCTCAAAATCAAAAGGTTCAGCATCAATGTCTTGTGCAGCATATAAAGACGATGATGCTTCATTCTCATCATTAACATCATCTTTTTTCTCAACCTGTTTGGAGCACCTGGAATCGAAACTGTTCTGCAATAAAGAGAAGCTTGTATCAGCAGATTCTCCATCTGGATGTACTTTGCGAGACCCATAGTCATCCAAATGTAATTCATCGTAATAAGGATCATCACACTCCGAAAGATGCCTTGGATAAGTAAATTCGTCACCCCTGTCATCACCGCTGAAGTAATAAAGAACAAGAATATTTAACTGCCTAATATAAGATGTTTTCAACATATCAGGTCTCTAGTAAACACATAGATTGTatgcaataaataataataaaaaaaaaaagtcagATATTTTAGACACATGAAAAATATAGCAACATAAGCTTCATGGCTCAACCATGGAAGGGTGTCTAAAGACAATATGATCCTTGCAAACAATAAGTGACGATAGATTCAGAAAAACAAAAAACCTGTTCAGGAACGGCCCAACAGGGCTAAGAGAGTGAGATCCCACATCGACTAGTTGTTCATCGGTCCTGATTGGTAGTGCATCATATTCATCTAGATTTGATTCCATAAGTTGATTTTGAATAGGATTATTTTGAAAAGAGCTGAGCGCAGATGCAAAAGTTAAGCAGCTACTAGTGTCAGCAGTGAAGCTGGATCTGGTGCTGATGAAACTGGCAGCGGGTGGTGAAGTGCTGGGGTCATGATCAACTAAGCCACCTTGCAGCCATTGTTTGAAGCAGTAATTACAGAGTCTGATATTACTTGAAGATGAATCACTAGAGTGTTGAGCAGAAGGCGAAGGGACCCAATTATGGGTGCACTTGCCACAAAAAACACGGCCACAAAATCTACAATGATGTCTACGGTTGAATAAAGTAAAATGGGAATCACACTCGTAACACACCCTGCAACTATCATCGGGCATCCAAAAGTCCCTCGACACATTGGCTGGCGGATGAGTGATCCATGAATTGAATGAGGCAACCAACGGATCAGGAGGTAATGGTTTGTCTGATGCATCCATAGGCATAAAATCCGGTAATTCCAGTCATTGTACAATACTGCTACTCATCAGTGTCTATAGCTTatattttttacaaataaatatataaaacttgcaGTTGTCGGCTGATCATAATAATAATCCAACAAGTTCCCTACTCTTCCTCCTCAAGCAGATGGCAATTGGTGACAACCAGCTCAACAACTTAACTTAATTTAATTTGTTTCTTTCTGTTCAATTCAAGCAGATGGCGGGTTGAATGATTAATTGATTGATCAAATAGATAGATGTATAAATACGTAAATAAATAGAAAGCCTTGAGATTTTTCCACTTACGTGCGCAGTCAGTAGACCAATCGGGACactagaaaaaaaagaaaaaaaaaatccaatcAGAAAACATTCAAGCATTAGGTCTAAATTGCTAATAAATGAAGATGAATATACATATAGGTAGATATCGATATATACATATAGAAAATGATAACACAACTCGAATCGACACCTTGGCTTGAGATAAGAATCACAAACCCAATCAGATCCCACCGACTCCCCCTCCTTacgagtaatatttatatatttatatgtattaattataatgTTTTCAGTAATAAGAAAATAAACAAAAATGGAAAAGTAAAAAAAGAGGGATTTGAAAAGTCAGGGAAACCGTGAACTGCATACCTGTGGAAAAGgtaaacaaagaaaaaaaaaattggttttCAGTGTAAAGAGACAGACAGATTGATAGATATGTACACCGCGATTGATTGATTGATTAATAAACGTAAATGAAGGGTGCTTGCACTTACCTTTGGAAATCAATTATTTAGAATTGAGTCGGATAGAAAATTCAATTTGGCATTTGTTGAATTTAATCGATGGGAAGAATTTTGAGATCGATGAATCGATCGAGACTTTGTGTGATGTGAGGGGCCGATATActaattaaagtaaataaaatcATCAAGAAGAAgaagttatatattatattataattataattataattataattattataattataactagaaaaaatccgaccgcgcgttgctgcggttgtattcgacgcgcggttcaatttggatatacgatgtccgtttcgcgtatagttagtcgtgttgtatatgtatatatatgtatgtaatatagcccgaaatatttattttttttaacgatgtccgtttcgcgtatagttagtcgcgttgtgttcgtaaaattatttcaagttgaacggtggtctcggaaaaatttaactcgcaccgagcgtgaatatagggcccgttatttagtgtttttttaacgatgtccgttttgcatatagttagtcccgttgggttcgcgagattttttcgagttgaacggtggcctcggaaaaatttaactcgcaccgagcgagaagatagggcccgttataaattcgggtggagtaaggtttttttattttaattaaattataaatttacgttttttacccctgaaaaagtgtaaagctgaggggttgttgtgtaatttgtgcgaaagttggaggaccatttgtagtgtgaacgcaaactcaaaacgacaatgcgttaaaataataattattattatccattATCCATATTATCCATTATCCATTATCCatatatactaattattattattattattattattatccatataTACTAAAATGCATGCCAAGATTCGTAATTTCAGTTATATACAATTGTCGTTTTTAGTTTGCATTCACACTAcaaccggtccctcaacttcgactTACTTTACACAATGACCACTCGAGTTTACACTTTTTCGGGAGTAAAAAtcataattatataattttattaaaataaaagaaactaactcCACCCGAAATTTTAACGGGCACTATctttcgctcggtgcgagttaaatttttccgagaccaccgttcaactcgaaaaaatctgaaGAACACAACGTgagtaactatacgcgaaacggacatcattAAAAAAACTAAATAACGGGTCCTGTAttgtcgctcggtgcgagttaaatttttccgagatcaccgttcaactcgaaataattttacgaacacaacgagactaactatacgcgaaatggacatcgttaaaaaaacactaaatatttcggtatgtatttcatacatatacatacatgtccAACAAACAAcacaacctactagatatattaggtaccaaacaacgtatatccaaattcgaccacgcgttgaatacaaccgcagcaacgtgtGGTCCAATTTTTTTCtagttaaaattaattatgtaatgaattactccgtaataaataagtaaatgatattaatattaacatttaattttatttattatatatatatatatatatatatatatatatatatatatatatatatatatatatatatatatatatatatatatatatattctattaaaatcctataatgatgatgtcattattaggctaattcatttattacgaaaaaatcaaaaagaaaaagaaaaaaatctaggtCACTTAGATGATGCCATTAATCCTAACTATTTGATAGTTAAAATAAATTGTACTTATAGTAACTAATTATTTAATAACCTCCCCTATTATTATGGAAAGAAAATAAAATACCCCATAATCATATGTGCAATATTTGacacattatgtacaactttatggtaAAAACATcttatgaccatatgtacaatatttgaaacattatgtacaactttatgataaaacacccacatgaccatatgtataaactttaaaacaaattttaCAATCTTTTACATAACACTCAATGAACACATTTATAaatttaaagcatattgtacaacctttatataataattgtattttaattttctaaaaaaaattcaaaaggcatttgttagtactaataattattattattattgaaattaactcttagcaaactttattattattattattattattatttatatttatttttattataataattataattattatattatattattaacatttaaatATGGATTCTCTTTAATTACGTTAtgcatgtatgcgaaaatacatgtccctATATATTTgttaaaacaacgacaagtttcttagtcggaatccgtggttccacgggtcattaaaataaatgactttagcatttacattcacttgatagctaaaacatgtcattaaattgttttgtttaaacaaactcgtgattccaTGGGTCATttcaatagtatatatatatatatatatatatatatatatatatatatatatatatatatatatatatcctatagtttctattaaagtcCTATATTGATTATGTCATTATTAAGTTTattcttttattaaaaaaattcaaaaaataaaagaaaaaaaatctagacATGGTGGGTGATATCATTAatgtaaataattttaaattaaaattaaatcttattaattaattattattattaaatcttattaacaattattttaattattaaaattaaaaaattttgaattattttaattgattattttgaattgagtacggatgtcattattaagttaattcctttattaaaaaatttcaaaaaacaaaagaaaaaatctAGACATGGTGGGTTatgtcattaatataaataattttaaattaaaattgaatcttattaattaattattattattaaatcttattgataaatattttaattattaaaattaaataattttgaattattttaattaattattttgaattgagtacgagaaggtataaaagctaggcagaatgaaacaaattctaaatttatattttaatttacacttttaaataaaatgacaaccaatattatctcttatgattggattggATGtgcattgtttaatatgcattttaggtgtttgatgcaaTGTTCAGCTGactagtttcttagtcggactctgtgattCCAATGGTCAttaaactagtatatatatatatactagtgaaatgacccgtggaaccatgaGTTtctttaaatgaaacagtttaatgatatatttttggTATTAGAGTGAATTTAaaagctaaagtcatttagtttaatgaccgacggattccgactaagaaacttctcgttggTTTTACAAACACATTAATGTAcctaacttggtcagaataaaagaACTACAATTATTCTATCACCATCATCTTCCaatttttcatcacaattactatttttcttgtcataaaagtctACATTAGAACATTTTATTAAGACGTGTATTTCGCATATATATAACGTGATTAATCTCGGGAAAAAAACTCATATttgaatttaaataataatataataataattaatgagattgaattttttttcccgaaaaacatgaaataaataaataagta comes from Rutidosis leptorrhynchoides isolate AG116_Rl617_1_P2 chromosome 4, CSIRO_AGI_Rlap_v1, whole genome shotgun sequence and encodes:
- the LOC139839809 gene encoding 1-phosphatidylinositol-3-phosphate 5-kinase FAB1B-like isoform X1 — protein: MPMDASDKPLPPDPLVASFNSWITHPPANVSRDFWMPDDSCRVCYECDSHFTLFNRRHHCRFCGRVFCGKCTHNWVPSPSAQHSSDSSSSNIRLCNYCFKQWLQGGLVDHDPSTSPPAASFISTRSSFTADTSSCLTFASALSSFQNNPIQNQLMESNLDEYDALPIRTDEQLVDVGSHSLSPVGPFLNSGDDRGDEFTYPRHLSECDDPYYDELHLDDYGSRKVHPDGESADTSFSLLQNSFDSRCSKQVEKKDDVNDENEASSSLYAAQDIDAEPFDFENNGELWLPPEPEDGEDEREALLYDDDDEDNNAADGVGEWGYGNSGSGELRNRDKSNEEHKKAMKNVVDGHFRALVSQLLQVENLCAASDDEDDEKNNWLEIITSLSWEAASLLKPDTSKGGGMDPGGYVKIKCLASGRPMDSMVVKGVVCKKNVAHRRMTSRIEKPRLLILGGALEYQRVSNLLSSFDTLLQQEMDHLKMAVAKIDAHQPDVLLVEKSVSRYAQEYLLAKDISLVLNMKRPLLERIARCTGAEIVPSVDHLSSQKLGYCDMFHVEKLLEEHGTAGQGGKKLVKTLMYFEGCPKPFGCTILLRGASGDELKKVKHVVQYGVFAAYHLALETSFLADEGASLPELSLNSPLTVALPEKAASSIDRSISIIPGFTLPNNNMKDDTEQPRTDSLPMSDVFSSIMNHKSQTTMLLPLVGSNNNNNIHNNQNRLPNSMLDTCVLPEAEAADVSNATGGGDPSPISSPMVTAPTEMKDIPGAPTCNGFEHPRAQGNLLKCSQIGDRVESSSDQLLLDEKKEDFPPTPSADHQSILVSLSSRCVWKGSVCERSHLFRIKYYGNFDKPLGRFLRDNLFDQAYRCPSCEMPSEAHVQCYTHRQGTLTISVKKLTESAPLPGENDGKIWMWHRCLRCPRVNGFPPATRRIVMSDAAWGLSFGKFLELSFSNHAAASRVANCGHSLHRDCLRFYGLGKMVACFSYASISVHSVYLPPSKLVFSYEKQQWIQNEVNEVVSRAELLFSEILNALTQMAEKKFGKSSANGSANMSQSRRQIADLEDMLQKEKAEFEESLEKVLNQNGPDILEINRLRRQLLFQSYVWDHRLVYAASVNSSNSPRGDLPPDLNLDKSIKSPTVDSDIGETVDISKKIQPEVMGGKEAEVVVVDSSPTTKEEEEENKSSLEENLDLVVGNDHGVHRAASEGQLSVKASLSDTLDAAWTGNHPEPNDLDHPDNKGDDVDHYHNHTSSSLPSPAASSSSTTTKGQGGSESIQEDSSSSSTTTWFSMPFLNLYRSLNKNLLPNSPKLEALNEYRAVYIPSYCESELHGGVHLLLPVGINDTVVPVYDDEPTSIIAYALLSPAYVSQMSGELNDGESSLFSSQSADSAMFQSFRNSDNEAATLESVKSGGDESSLFSSLSGSRGSSSLVIDPLSYTKALHARVDFADDGPPLGKVKYSVTCYYAKRFEALRRICCPSEFDYIRSLSRCKKWGAQGGKSNVFFAKTLDDRFIIKQVTKTELESFIKFAHAYFKYLSESIGSGSPTCLAKILGIYQVTKQMKGGKEVKMDVLVMENLLFGRNLARLYDLKGSSRSRYNPDSSGSNKVLLDQNLIEAMPTSPIFVGNKAKRLLERAVWNDTAFLASIDVMDYSLLVGVDEEKHELVLGIIDFMRQYTWDKHLETWVKASGILGGPKNASPTVISPKQYKKRFRKAMTTYFLMVPDQWSPPPPPPPPPPAAAVPSKSQKDSTSEEGQGGTYF
- the LOC139839809 gene encoding 1-phosphatidylinositol-3-phosphate 5-kinase FAB1B-like isoform X2, whose product is MPMDASDKPLPPDPLVASFNSWITHPPANVSRDFWMPDDSCRVCYECDSHFTLFNRRHHCRFCGRVFCGKCTHNWVPSPSAQHSSDSSSSNIRLCNYCFKQWLQGGLVDHDPSTSPPAASFISTRSSFTADTSSCLTFASALSSFQNNPIQNQLMESNLDEYDALPIRTDEQLVDVGSHSLSPVGPFLNRGDEFTYPRHLSECDDPYYDELHLDDYGSRKVHPDGESADTSFSLLQNSFDSRCSKQVEKKDDVNDENEASSSLYAAQDIDAEPFDFENNGELWLPPEPEDGEDEREALLYDDDDEDNNAADGVGEWGYGNSGSGELRNRDKSNEEHKKAMKNVVDGHFRALVSQLLQVENLCAASDDEDDEKNNWLEIITSLSWEAASLLKPDTSKGGGMDPGGYVKIKCLASGRPMDSMVVKGVVCKKNVAHRRMTSRIEKPRLLILGGALEYQRVSNLLSSFDTLLQQEMDHLKMAVAKIDAHQPDVLLVEKSVSRYAQEYLLAKDISLVLNMKRPLLERIARCTGAEIVPSVDHLSSQKLGYCDMFHVEKLLEEHGTAGQGGKKLVKTLMYFEGCPKPFGCTILLRGASGDELKKVKHVVQYGVFAAYHLALETSFLADEGASLPELSLNSPLTVALPEKAASSIDRSISIIPGFTLPNNNMKDDTEQPRTDSLPMSDVFSSIMNHKSQTTMLLPLVGSNNNNNIHNNQNRLPNSMLDTCVLPEAEAADVSNATGGGDPSPISSPMVTAPTEMKDIPGAPTCNGFEHPRAQGNLLKCSQIGDRVESSSDQLLLDEKKEDFPPTPSADHQSILVSLSSRCVWKGSVCERSHLFRIKYYGNFDKPLGRFLRDNLFDQAYRCPSCEMPSEAHVQCYTHRQGTLTISVKKLTESAPLPGENDGKIWMWHRCLRCPRVNGFPPATRRIVMSDAAWGLSFGKFLELSFSNHAAASRVANCGHSLHRDCLRFYGLGKMVACFSYASISVHSVYLPPSKLVFSYEKQQWIQNEVNEVVSRAELLFSEILNALTQMAEKKFGKSSANGSANMSQSRRQIADLEDMLQKEKAEFEESLEKVLNQNGPDILEINRLRRQLLFQSYVWDHRLVYAASVNSSNSPRGDLPPDLNLDKSIKSPTVDSDIGETVDISKKIQPEVMGGKEAEVVVVDSSPTTKEEEEENKSSLEENLDLVVGNDHGVHRAASEGQLSVKASLSDTLDAAWTGNHPEPNDLDHPDNKGDDVDHYHNHTSSSLPSPAASSSSTTTKGQGGSESIQEDSSSSSTTTWFSMPFLNLYRSLNKNLLPNSPKLEALNEYRAVYIPSYCESELHGGVHLLLPVGINDTVVPVYDDEPTSIIAYALLSPAYVSQMSGELNDGESSLFSSQSADSAMFQSFRNSDNEAATLESVKSGGDESSLFSSLSGSRGSSSLVIDPLSYTKALHARVDFADDGPPLGKVKYSVTCYYAKRFEALRRICCPSEFDYIRSLSRCKKWGAQGGKSNVFFAKTLDDRFIIKQVTKTELESFIKFAHAYFKYLSESIGSGSPTCLAKILGIYQVTKQMKGGKEVKMDVLVMENLLFGRNLARLYDLKGSSRSRYNPDSSGSNKVLLDQNLIEAMPTSPIFVGNKAKRLLERAVWNDTAFLASIDVMDYSLLVGVDEEKHELVLGIIDFMRQYTWDKHLETWVKASGILGGPKNASPTVISPKQYKKRFRKAMTTYFLMVPDQWSPPPPPPPPPPAAAVPSKSQKDSTSEEGQGGTYF